Proteins encoded within one genomic window of Verrucomicrobiia bacterium:
- a CDS encoding NUDIX domain-containing protein: MKEEIFDVVDEKDRVIGQVTRREIHEKKLLHRAIHIFIFDSRNRLFLQKRSLMKDSHPGKWDSSCSGHLDTGETYAIAAQRELKEELGITFSISTADRILYLPASEATDQEFIQVFRLMHPGPFQLHPEEISEGQFFEIHHIQQWIEKKPEDFATAFHTIFHKFLTACDHSSTV; this comes from the coding sequence ATGAAAGAAGAAATTTTTGATGTCGTCGACGAAAAGGATCGAGTGATAGGACAAGTCACGCGACGCGAAATTCATGAAAAAAAATTACTGCATCGCGCCATCCATATTTTCATTTTCGATTCAAGAAATCGTCTCTTTCTTCAAAAACGTTCGCTAATGAAAGATTCCCATCCCGGAAAATGGGATTCCTCTTGCAGCGGTCACTTAGATACTGGCGAAACCTATGCCATCGCCGCTCAGCGCGAATTAAAAGAAGAGTTGGGCATTACCTTCTCCATATCGACTGCCGATAGGATTCTTTATTTGCCAGCTTCCGAAGCAACTGATCAGGAGTTTATACAAGTTTTCCGGTTAATGCATCCCGGCCCGTTCCAATTGCATCCCGAAGAAATTAGCGAAGGTCAATTTTTTGAAATCCATCACATTCAACAATGGATAGAGAAAAAACCCGAAGATTTTGCAACGGCTTTCCACACTATTTTTCACAAATTTCTTACAGCTTGCGATCATTCATCAACCGTTTAA
- a CDS encoding MBL fold metallo-hydrolase — MVRLTILGSGSAGNCALVEADQTRLLIDAGLSGRQIQNRLSQLGKSLDEIDGVLLTHEHSDHTLGLTRICQKRNIPIYTNSLTAECIKSKLHPSQTWKLFTTGDRFTIGNWDIETFPVPHDAYDPVGFVLRFQQVCFGFLTDLGHATRLVIERIRSCHALLLEANHDLGLLQEDQRRPWSVKQRILSRHGHLSNDGAAQVLHEMASQHLKHLFLGHLSSDCNRPELARNSSLTALENVHASHVTVEVASQDQATATLEL; from the coding sequence ATGGTGCGATTAACCATTTTAGGAAGTGGCAGTGCGGGCAATTGCGCCTTGGTTGAAGCCGATCAGACTCGTCTTCTCATTGATGCCGGTTTGAGCGGTCGCCAAATTCAAAACCGTCTTTCACAACTCGGAAAAAGTTTGGATGAAATTGACGGTGTGCTCTTAACCCATGAACACAGCGATCATACGCTCGGCCTAACACGGATTTGCCAAAAACGAAATATTCCGATCTACACCAACTCTTTAACCGCCGAATGTATCAAATCCAAACTTCATCCTTCGCAAACTTGGAAACTTTTTACCACGGGCGATCGTTTTACTATTGGGAACTGGGACATTGAAACATTTCCCGTGCCTCACGATGCCTATGATCCGGTCGGTTTCGTTTTACGCTTCCAACAAGTCTGTTTTGGCTTTCTAACTGATCTCGGCCACGCCACACGTCTCGTTATCGAACGCATTCGATCCTGCCACGCCCTTCTCTTGGAAGCCAATCACGATCTCGGCCTGCTCCAAGAAGATCAACGACGGCCCTGGTCTGTGAAACAAAGAATTCTTTCCCGTCACGGCCATCTTTCCAACGATGGAGCAGCTCAAGTGCTCCATGAAATGGCTTCGCAACATCTCAAACACTTATTTTTAGGCCATCTCAGCTCAGATTGTAATCGACCCGAGTTAGCTAGAAACAGTTCCTTAACTGCCTTGGAAAACGTTCACGCATCTCATGTTACTGTAGAAGTCGCCTCTCAAGATCAAGCGACAGCAACTTTAGAACTTTAG
- the rpoN gene encoding RNA polymerase factor sigma-54 yields MADIRLTQSTAQTQIFTPHMQQALAILQAPALELRSLVQEEIAKNPVLEEITEAPSEEWEEITQEKTEPLTNKSEESEVSWDLSSIRHSHRDQDEAQRRQFFFDSLTKPETLAEHLTQQLHLNSSDPQQIQIGEIIIGSLDSDGFLRISLDEISNLSHSNNESVKATLQLIQGFHPSGIAARDLKECLLLQLQRLGKTKSLESILVANHLEDLAHHRYEILAKQLQTDPNTIQAAAQTIAKLDPKPGRAFLPEEKHQIVRAEFAVRKVKEDWKIIFNPHASPRLKISDTYKDMLASNNGDSKEVRDYLREKIRSGRSFMDWIQQRQDTLQKIAQVIIEKQRDFFEHGVSHLKPLTLAQVAQEIGIHETTVSRAIANKYMDTPWGIQELKFFFTSGYRNHASGQIISNQSIKESLRELIEHEDKRNPYSDEEIIKIFSERGITIARRTIAKYRKELKILPSSLRRVL; encoded by the coding sequence ATGGCTGATATTCGACTGACTCAATCAACGGCTCAAACCCAAATTTTCACGCCTCACATGCAGCAAGCGCTCGCTATTTTGCAAGCGCCTGCCTTGGAATTGCGCTCTCTGGTTCAAGAAGAAATTGCGAAAAATCCAGTTCTAGAAGAAATCACAGAAGCACCTTCAGAAGAATGGGAAGAAATCACACAAGAAAAAACCGAGCCACTTACAAACAAAAGTGAAGAATCTGAAGTAAGCTGGGACCTTTCATCAATACGCCATTCCCATAGAGATCAGGATGAAGCACAAAGGCGCCAGTTTTTTTTTGATTCTCTCACTAAACCCGAAACATTGGCAGAACATCTCACTCAACAACTGCACTTAAATAGCTCTGATCCTCAGCAAATTCAAATCGGTGAAATTATCATTGGCAGCCTCGACAGTGACGGTTTTTTGCGCATTTCCCTGGATGAAATTAGCAATCTCTCCCACAGCAACAACGAATCGGTAAAAGCAACCTTGCAACTCATTCAAGGCTTTCATCCCAGCGGTATTGCTGCACGCGATCTGAAAGAATGCTTACTATTGCAACTACAGCGCCTGGGCAAAACTAAATCATTAGAATCGATTTTAGTCGCTAATCACTTGGAAGATTTGGCACATCATCGCTACGAAATTTTAGCCAAACAATTACAGACCGATCCTAACACTATCCAAGCCGCTGCTCAAACCATTGCTAAACTCGATCCTAAACCAGGTCGCGCTTTTCTGCCCGAAGAAAAACATCAAATCGTGCGAGCCGAATTCGCCGTGCGAAAAGTGAAAGAAGATTGGAAAATTATTTTTAATCCTCACGCTTCTCCTCGACTCAAAATTAGCGACACCTATAAAGATATGCTCGCCTCAAATAATGGCGATAGCAAAGAAGTCCGCGACTATTTGCGCGAAAAAATTCGTTCTGGTCGATCGTTTATGGACTGGATTCAACAACGCCAAGACACGTTACAAAAAATCGCGCAAGTTATTATCGAAAAACAAAGAGATTTTTTTGAGCACGGCGTGTCTCACTTAAAACCCTTAACACTCGCTCAAGTGGCGCAAGAAATTGGCATTCACGAAACCACAGTAAGCCGCGCCATTGCCAATAAATATATGGACACCCCGTGGGGCATTCAGGAATTAAAATTCTTTTTCACCTCGGGCTATCGCAACCATGCTTCCGGACAAATTATTTCCAATCAAAGCATCAAAGAATCACTACGCGAACTGATAGAACACGAAGACAAACGCAACCCGTATTCCGATGAAGAAATCATTAAAATTTTTTCCGAACGCGGCATTACTATTGCGCGCCGAACCATTGCCAAATATCGCAAAGAACTTAAAATTCTCCCTTCCAGCCTGCGGCGTGTTTTGTAA
- the aroE gene encoding shikimate dehydrogenase gives MISFEQLTHWRPTRPTYGVIGYPIKHSLSPIMQQAAMHALGLDADYLAFEIPPDQLIPSLEHLEKIGVKGINLTLPHKTQVLPWLHETSNEVKAIGAANTIKFDAGLRKGYNTDAPGFSRAIETVFKKKLRELRILLLGAGGAGRAIAFQAISEKCQKLVIVNRTIEKAEQLIKELSSSASTFKNSNVTYLTFSSSDQLTKELANSDLIVNTTSLGLRENDPSLIPRDWFQPNHLLFDTIYQPSVTSLMREAQSAGAQTANGLFMLLYQGALAFEIWFSQPAPIDVMKQALFQTQI, from the coding sequence ATGATTTCTTTTGAACAATTAACTCACTGGCGCCCAACACGCCCAACTTATGGCGTCATCGGCTACCCCATAAAGCACTCGCTATCGCCCATCATGCAACAAGCCGCTATGCATGCATTAGGATTAGACGCTGATTATTTGGCTTTTGAAATCCCGCCTGATCAACTCATTCCCTCTCTGGAACATCTAGAAAAAATAGGTGTTAAAGGAATTAATCTTACCCTACCCCACAAAACTCAAGTTTTACCTTGGCTACATGAAACTTCCAACGAAGTCAAAGCCATTGGTGCGGCTAACACTATCAAATTCGATGCTGGTTTGCGAAAAGGTTATAACACCGATGCACCCGGTTTTTCTCGAGCTATCGAAACAGTTTTCAAGAAAAAACTCCGCGAACTTCGCATCCTACTCTTGGGAGCCGGTGGTGCGGGTCGAGCAATCGCTTTTCAAGCGATATCTGAAAAATGCCAGAAATTAGTGATCGTCAATCGAACAATAGAAAAAGCAGAGCAATTAATAAAAGAGCTTTCCTCTTCGGCTTCCACTTTCAAAAACAGCAACGTGACCTACCTCACTTTTTCTTCATCCGATCAACTTACCAAAGAACTCGCGAATAGTGATCTGATTGTCAATACAACCTCTTTAGGTCTTCGCGAAAATGATCCTTCACTCATTCCCAGAGATTGGTTTCAACCGAATCATCTACTTTTTGACACCATTTATCAACCCTCTGTCACTTCCCTCATGCGCGAAGCACAAAGCGCGGGAGCTCAAACTGCTAATGGCCTATTCATGCTTCTCTATCAAGGCGCGCTTGCTTTTGAAATTTGGTTCTCGCAACCTGCGCCGATTGATGTCATGAAACAAGCCCTATTCCAAACTCAAATTTGA
- a CDS encoding prepilin peptidase — MSLQTNPFFLLIVFIVGACVGSFLNVCIYRIPRDISIVSPRSFCPLCGEPIAWYYNLPIISWIGLGGKTQCCGTPFSWRYPFVELLTASLFTLLFFQFHWATALAYSILCALLIIGFFTDLDHLMIPDAVTVGGFFLGIIASTLLPELHDTLNRWNALKQAASGAFVGAGILGVVAWVGGRVLKKEAMGMGDVKLMACLGAFLGWQATLFCIMIGSLIGTVIGIGILIAQRKKWGSHVMLPFGPPLMIAAIFWILGGKKIWQTYWLTL, encoded by the coding sequence ATGTCGCTTCAAACCAATCCGTTTTTTTTGCTTATCGTTTTTATCGTAGGCGCATGCGTGGGATCTTTTCTCAACGTTTGCATCTATCGCATTCCCCGCGATATTTCTATCGTCTCTCCTCGTTCCTTCTGTCCATTATGCGGAGAACCTATCGCTTGGTATTATAATTTACCTATTATCTCTTGGATCGGATTAGGTGGAAAAACTCAATGCTGCGGCACACCGTTTAGTTGGCGTTATCCCTTTGTGGAATTATTAACTGCATCCCTTTTCACGTTATTATTTTTTCAATTTCACTGGGCCACTGCCCTAGCCTACTCCATATTGTGCGCTTTATTAATCATTGGATTTTTTACCGATCTCGATCATCTTATGATTCCTGACGCTGTCACGGTTGGCGGTTTTTTTTTAGGAATCATCGCTTCAACACTTTTACCCGAACTTCATGACACGCTTAACCGCTGGAATGCTCTGAAACAAGCTGCCTCAGGCGCTTTTGTCGGCGCTGGAATCCTAGGCGTTGTCGCCTGGGTAGGTGGTCGCGTTTTAAAAAAAGAAGCCATGGGCATGGGCGACGTAAAACTTATGGCCTGTTTGGGCGCATTTCTGGGTTGGCAAGCCACACTTTTTTGTATCATGATCGGCTCCTTAATCGGCACAGTTATCGGTATTGGCATCTTAATCGCACAAAGAAAAAAATGGGGTTCCCACGTCATGCTCCCCTTTGGCCCCCCCCTTATGATTGCCGCTATTTTCTGGATTTTGGGTGGCAAAAAAATTTGGCAAACTTATTGGTTAACTTTATAA
- a CDS encoding isoprenylcysteine carboxylmethyltransferase family protein, with the protein MTTKEIFQKQGHYCFRWRSYLPLILLPLLLLSLPNAEIIKTHFGKATGEFWKWGCVFISSLGFLIRCLVIGYAPGGTSGRNAKQQRADRLNQTGIYSLVRNPLYLGNFLMVLGVALFTETFWFIIITIVVFTLFYERIILIEEEFLQHKFGEVFINWAQKTPAFIPKFHGWIQPDLPFSFKNVLKREYSGFLITTLLFIGIDFLSDHFFEHRNQERFLWLITLAISFTIYFILRTLKKKTLLLHKKGR; encoded by the coding sequence ATGACTACAAAAGAAATTTTTCAAAAACAAGGTCATTACTGCTTTCGTTGGAGAAGCTATCTTCCTTTAATCTTGTTGCCTTTATTACTATTAAGCCTACCTAATGCAGAAATCATTAAAACCCATTTCGGAAAAGCCACGGGCGAATTTTGGAAATGGGGATGCGTTTTCATTTCTTCCCTAGGTTTTTTAATAAGATGTTTAGTAATAGGTTACGCTCCCGGTGGCACTTCTGGAAGAAATGCTAAACAACAACGGGCTGACCGACTGAATCAAACCGGAATCTATTCACTAGTAAGAAATCCCCTTTATTTAGGTAATTTTTTAATGGTTTTAGGTGTAGCGCTTTTTACCGAAACTTTTTGGTTTATTATTATCACAATAGTCGTTTTTACTCTATTCTATGAAAGAATTATTTTGATCGAGGAAGAATTTCTTCAACACAAATTCGGTGAAGTTTTTATCAATTGGGCGCAAAAAACCCCTGCTTTTATTCCTAAATTTCATGGTTGGATTCAACCGGATTTGCCATTTTCTTTTAAAAATGTTTTGAAAAGAGAATACAGCGGTTTTTTAATAACCACTTTACTTTTTATTGGAATCGATTTTCTTTCTGACCATTTCTTTGAACATCGAAACCAAGAACGTTTCCTCTGGCTTATTACTCTCGCTATCTCTTTCACCATTTATTTCATACTTCGAACACTTAAAAAAAAGACATTATTACTTCATAAAAAAGGACGATAA
- the ligA gene encoding NAD-dependent DNA ligase LigA, translating into MTDDLFDITLHDAQKKHREWASVIEHHNRLYYEEAQPEITDAEFDKLYHDLQELEKRFPQLITLDSPTQKVGGRPLQEFQRVQHLLPMLSLEKAETKEKLINFETRIKKRLPGESVQFVLEPKVDGVSISLRYEKGKFTVGTTRGDGRSGDDITENLKTIPTIPHDLKWKNPPALLEVRGEVYMTAEGFEKLNETMRIKGEKTFQNPRNAAAGSLKQLDPRLVARRPLRAVLYSLGACEGIEIKTQDEFLKQLKALGFETPPLTYVVTTVDEAMERVEIFKEKSDQFPFEIDGVVFKVNCLEQWSRLPATAHAPGYAIAYKPAHWVKEAETRIRDITIQVGRTGVLTPVAELEPVFLSGSTISRATLHNEDEIKKKDIRIGDAVMIQKAGAVIPAVVRVIKEKRPSHAKPFHFYESIHGKCPVCQEPIHRDPKFAAWRCENLQCPAQNTRRVAYFCQRNALDIESLGAIVAESLVEAEWVKEPLDLFELTEEKFATLNLGTETEPRVFGQKNARKALAALERAKTFPLERWLNALAIPEMGEATAYEIAQFHPDLESVANSKLLHHVAAIAQKTEEAAHIKSLIKKNASQESQQHYEKLKKEIETLGDELVEQNFSEKRSSKGIPKYVYRIGPSVSQSILDFFQSQRGKNILQRLRELHIHPQSQITSKPQSNLPLSDKTFVITGTLSESRSHFENKIRELGGKVTSAVSSQTSYVVAGADPGSKLDKAKKLGVPILNEVDFEKLAKS; encoded by the coding sequence ATGACCGACGATCTTTTTGATATTACTCTTCATGACGCTCAGAAAAAACATCGTGAGTGGGCTTCCGTCATCGAACATCACAATCGTCTTTATTATGAAGAAGCACAACCAGAAATCACGGATGCGGAATTTGACAAGCTTTATCACGATTTGCAAGAGTTGGAAAAACGTTTTCCACAACTCATTACTCTAGATTCGCCAACACAAAAGGTGGGCGGTCGACCGTTGCAAGAATTCCAGCGAGTGCAACATTTGTTGCCTATGCTTTCTTTAGAAAAAGCGGAAACCAAAGAAAAACTGATCAATTTCGAAACGCGCATTAAAAAACGTCTTCCGGGCGAATCCGTGCAATTCGTGTTGGAACCCAAAGTCGATGGAGTTTCGATCAGTTTGCGCTATGAAAAAGGAAAATTCACTGTCGGCACAACTCGCGGTGATGGTCGAAGTGGCGACGATATTACTGAAAATCTTAAAACGATTCCGACCATTCCTCATGATTTGAAATGGAAAAATCCACCCGCGCTATTGGAGGTTCGAGGTGAAGTCTATATGACTGCCGAAGGATTTGAAAAATTGAATGAGACAATGCGAATTAAAGGAGAAAAAACTTTTCAAAATCCGCGCAATGCGGCAGCGGGTTCCCTAAAACAGCTCGATCCTCGTCTCGTGGCTCGACGGCCCTTGCGAGCAGTTCTTTATTCGCTCGGAGCTTGTGAAGGCATTGAAATTAAAACCCAAGATGAGTTTTTAAAGCAACTCAAAGCATTAGGATTTGAAACACCTCCATTAACTTATGTCGTGACCACGGTCGATGAAGCCATGGAACGAGTAGAAATTTTTAAAGAGAAAAGTGATCAATTTCCTTTTGAAATTGATGGCGTGGTTTTCAAAGTCAACTGTCTCGAGCAATGGTCACGACTTCCGGCAACGGCTCATGCTCCAGGTTATGCGATCGCTTACAAACCCGCGCATTGGGTCAAAGAAGCCGAAACCCGTATTCGAGATATCACAATCCAAGTTGGACGCACAGGCGTGCTGACTCCGGTCGCAGAATTGGAACCCGTTTTTCTTTCGGGTTCCACTATTTCTCGAGCAACTTTGCACAATGAAGATGAAATTAAGAAAAAAGATATCCGAATCGGTGACGCAGTGATGATTCAAAAAGCAGGGGCTGTGATTCCTGCAGTCGTGCGAGTAATTAAAGAAAAACGTCCTTCCCACGCGAAACCTTTTCATTTTTACGAGTCCATCCACGGCAAATGTCCGGTTTGCCAAGAACCCATTCACCGCGATCCCAAGTTCGCTGCCTGGCGTTGCGAAAATTTGCAATGTCCCGCGCAAAACACGCGTCGTGTCGCCTATTTTTGTCAGCGTAATGCGCTGGATATTGAAAGTTTGGGCGCGATTGTTGCGGAATCTTTAGTGGAAGCAGAATGGGTCAAAGAACCTTTAGACCTTTTTGAATTAACGGAAGAAAAATTTGCCACGCTAAACCTCGGCACAGAAACTGAACCGCGCGTTTTTGGGCAAAAAAATGCCAGAAAAGCTTTAGCTGCTTTAGAACGCGCAAAAACTTTTCCTTTAGAGCGCTGGTTGAACGCGCTCGCTATTCCTGAAATGGGCGAAGCAACAGCTTACGAAATCGCGCAATTTCATCCTGATTTAGAATCCGTAGCAAATTCGAAGCTATTACATCATGTGGCGGCAATCGCCCAAAAAACTGAAGAAGCTGCTCACATAAAATCGCTTATCAAAAAAAACGCTTCCCAAGAATCGCAACAACATTATGAAAAATTAAAAAAAGAAATCGAAACGCTCGGCGATGAATTGGTAGAACAAAATTTTTCCGAAAAACGCAGTTCCAAAGGCATTCCCAAATATGTTTATCGCATCGGACCGAGCGTTTCTCAAAGCATTCTCGATTTTTTCCAATCGCAACGCGGAAAAAATATTCTTCAACGTTTGCGAGAATTACACATCCATCCACAATCTCAAATCACTTCCAAGCCTCAATCGAACCTACCT